GCGTGGGAGACCGAGAGCATCCTGCTGCTGGTGGTCTCGCTGGCCCTGGGGACGATGCTCGGCGAGTGGCTGCGGATCGAGGACCGGCTGCAGGCGTGGGCGCGGCGGCTGGAGCGCTGGCCCATCACCCAGCGGGGCGGCTTCGCGAAGGGGTTCGTGCAGGCGTCGCTCCTCTTCTGCACTGGGGCGATGGCCATCACCGGGGCGCTGGAGGACGGCCTGAACGGCAACCCGTCGATCCTGTATGCCAAGTCGATCCTGGATGGGGTGGCGTCGATCATGTTCGGCTCGGTGATGGGCGTCGGCGTGATGTTCGCGGCGGTCCCGGTGCTGGTCTACCAGGGCCTGATCACCCTGGGCGCCTCGGCCATCAGCAGGTTCCTGACCGAGGCGATGATCCGGGAGATCAGCGCCACGGGCGGGCTCATGGTCGCGGCCATCGGCTTCAACCTCATGGGTGCGGCGGAGATCCGCATCGGGAACCTGCTGCCCGGCCTGGTCGTCGTGGCGGCGCTGGCGGGGGTGTTTCTCTAGAAGAAGGTATAATCGAGTAGGAGGGGGCGGCTAGCCCCCGTCCTCTCACACCACCGGACATGCGGGTCCGCATCCGGCGGTTCGCCAGGATTGACGAGTCGCTTCATAGCATTCGGTCAGGCTTATCAGCCCCTGGGCACGCCAGTAGGCGTCGCCCAGGGCGCTGTTTAGTGGGCCACCTGCCATCCGCCACGGGCCTTTGCGGCTGTTGGCGAGTTGGTGGACTACCCATTCGGGCAAACCGAGGGCGCGCAACTCCCGAAAGCGCGTGCGTACACGCTTCCACTGCTTCCATACGCATGCTCGCAGCCGACGCTTCAGCCATCCTTCGAGTCTTTCAAAGGCTGACCTGGCATCGGAGAGCGCATAGTACCCAACCCAGCCCCGCAAGTAAGCATTCAGGCGCCGGATTCGGTCCTCCATGCTCTGGCTGCGGTTGCGGTCCGTCAGCGTGCGGAGCTTGTCCTTCACGCGCTTCAGGCTCTTCGGGGCCAGCCGGATGCGCACTCCCCGGTGCTTGTAGAAACTAAACCCGAGGAACTGCCGCTTCCACGGCCGGTCCACTGCGCTCTTCTCCTCGTTGACCTTCAGCCGTAACCGCTCCTGCAGGAAGTGGCGCACGCTCCTGTAGACCCGTTCTCCCGCCCGCTTGCTGCGGACGTAGATGTTGCAGTCATCGGCGTACCGGACGAAGTGGTGCCCGCGGCGCTCCAGCTCCTTGTCGAGGTCATCCAGCAGGATGTTCGCCAGCAGCGGGCTCAGCGGACCGCCCTGCGGCGTCCCTTCCTCCGTCGCCACGACTACCCCGTTCAGCATGACCCCAGCCTGTAAGTACCGCCGGATCAGCCGCAGCACACGCTTATCCGTTACCCGCCGCGCCACGCGGGCCATCAGCACGTCGTGGTTGACCCGGTCGAAGAACTTCTCCAGGTCCATGTCCACGACCCAGTCGTACCCTTCCTCCACGTACTGACGTGCCTTCCTGACCGCATCATGACCCCGCCGCCCCGGCCGAAAGCCGTAGCTGGATTCGGAGAATGTCGGGTCAAAGATCGGCGTCAGTACTTGCAGGAGTGCCTGTTGGATCAGGCGGTCCATCACGGTGGGAATCCCCAGCATCCGCTTGCCGCCGCCCGGTTTCGGGATTTCGACCCGGCGGACTGGCTGCGGTCTGTAGGTCCCCTGGAGCAGTCCCTCACGGATGCGGCTCCACTCCACGCGAATCTGGTCCCGCAGCCGTTCGGTGGGGACACCGTCCACGCCGGGAGCGCCTCCGTTCCGCTCCACCCGTTTCAGGGCGGCCAGCATGTTCTCCCTGGCCACCACCTGCTCCATCAGGTTGCTGTGCTCCCCGCGGGGTAACGTTCCGTCTTGTGCCGGCTGCCCACTCCGCCCTCTCGCCGTCCCTTGCGGCTTCACCGCTACCTCCGGCGAGCAGGTCCCGTTCGGGGTCTTCTGCGTTTGTCGCGGGCTGCTCGAACGCAACGGGTTCACCCCTTTCCTGACGTTCGGCCCTTCCCGGTTGGGGCGTCCCCCTGCCGGTACTATGGCCTTTGCTGACTTCTGCCGGTTCAGCTGCGTCTCCCGACGCAGGTTACCAGCGTTGCTGGCGTTCCCGGCAGATCTCCCCGGGTAAGAACGCTGACCTTCACCCCGCACCCGCCCCATCTACCGCACCGCCCTTTGGCAGCTTCGGGTTTTGCTGTGTTCGGCCAGCTCACCCGAGCGGCACAGCCTCCTATGGGGTTCGTGTTCCTCGGGTCGTGGCTTTGCCTCGGGCTTCCTTCAGATTCCGCCTCACGACGGACACCCTTGCCTTTGGCTAACGGGCTGGTGCTGCCTCGCCCGTAGCGGACTTTCACCGCCAAGTCAGCGCCCATGCCGGGCACACCGAAAGGCTCCGAGGGCCCTGACCCTCGGAGCGTCATCTTCTCCTGCTCCCACGGCAAGAGCCCCGGCGCCCGCTGCCAGGGCTTTTCTATCGGCGTGCTTCTCAGAGATCCAGTCGGAGGCGGAGCATGTCCCTGCACGGGATCCCGTTCTCGTAGATCGGCTCGGGATAATGCCGGGTGAAGTAGTCCGGGTCCACGCCCACGATCCGGAAGCCGCACTTCTGGTAAAGCGCCAGCTGGTCAACGGAGGAGTTGCCCGTGCCCAGTTCGATGCACCGGTATCCCAGCGAGCGGGCGACCGCGATCGCATGGAGAACCATCCGCTTGCCGATCCCTCTGCCCCGCTCTTCCTCCGCCACGGCCACGTTGACCAGCTCGGCCGTGTACGGCCGGGTGTCGATGAGGACGCAGACGGCCACCACCCGCCCGGCCCGTTCGCCCACGTAGCACCGGCCGCGGCCGAGGTACCCGGCGACCATCTCCCGCGACGGATCGGCCATGAGCAGCAGGTCCATCGGCGGCTCCTCGTCGTGCCGCATCTGCCGGATCATCAGGTCATCCACTCAACCACCTCCGCCGGAGAAGGGCCTGTGCACCCAGCGGCACCATGTTGACGGCGTAGTTGCGGTATATGGAGGACGTGTTGTCCCCGGTTCGCATCCGCCGCAAACGGGTTCTTGCGGTTGACCATGGTGCTCGCGATGAGGTGACATGGAAGGCCCAGTGAAACCATCGTAAGGTACTGTTTGATCAG
The nucleotide sequence above comes from Symbiobacterium thermophilum IAM 14863. Encoded proteins:
- the ltrA gene encoding group II intron reverse transcriptase/maturase produces the protein MEQVVARENMLAALKRVERNGGAPGVDGVPTERLRDQIRVEWSRIREGLLQGTYRPQPVRRVEIPKPGGGKRMLGIPTVMDRLIQQALLQVLTPIFDPTFSESSYGFRPGRRGHDAVRKARQYVEEGYDWVVDMDLEKFFDRVNHDVLMARVARRVTDKRVLRLIRRYLQAGVMLNGVVVATEEGTPQGGPLSPLLANILLDDLDKELERRGHHFVRYADDCNIYVRSKRAGERVYRSVRHFLQERLRLKVNEEKSAVDRPWKRQFLGFSFYKHRGVRIRLAPKSLKRVKDKLRTLTDRNRSQSMEDRIRRLNAYLRGWVGYYALSDARSAFERLEGWLKRRLRACVWKQWKRVRTRFRELRALGLPEWVVHQLANSRKGPWRMAGGPLNSALGDAYWRAQGLISLTECYEATRQSWRTAGCGPACPVV
- a CDS encoding DUF554 domain-containing protein; this translates as MVGLGTLANVGAVLLGGALGSLVIPQVPEEMRTSTMKALGLAVVLIGLKMAWETESILLLVVSLALGTMLGEWLRIEDRLQAWARRLERWPITQRGGFAKGFVQASLLFCTGAMAITGALEDGLNGNPSILYAKSILDGVASIMFGSVMGVGVMFAAVPVLVYQGLITLGASAISRFLTEAMIREISATGGLMVAAIGFNLMGAAEIRIGNLLPGLVVVAALAGVFL
- a CDS encoding GNAT family N-acetyltransferase, yielding MDDLMIRQMRHDEEPPMDLLLMADPSREMVAGYLGRGRCYVGERAGRVVAVCVLIDTRPYTAELVNVAVAEEERGRGIGKRMVLHAIAVARSLGYRCIELGTGNSSVDQLALYQKCGFRIVGVDPDYFTRHYPEPIYENGIPCRDMLRLRLDL